One window of the Cryptomeria japonica chromosome 7, Sugi_1.0, whole genome shotgun sequence genome contains the following:
- the LOC131027074 gene encoding hydroxycinnamoyltransferase isoform X2: MAEQAAETVLVNVRSTFMVKPAIPPPTQATFLSGLDLFWIRVENVQTLFFYKLSPTMEYTSLIQDLKKSLSSILVYFYPLTGGLKKGESGRTEVDFTDGGVEFKVASASVQFEDLEKDGFRSRPFFQTLARNVDDSADENDRRPLLSIQVTEFAGSGLCIGTSLHHVIGDGNSFFHFMKSWAEFSRGLPIAKPPQHDRTVFKRENKNSPSLSYKAHQIVSDGIRGANIFKFVPDDSKSEHKITSSIEKEGKSEEVLQKRTDLIQSTFCFTEEIIQELKIRSRAKTSFVAVAAQFWRCVMRAREVPQEEGVFFAVLADCRGRVKPPLLPTYFGNCVSLGVAQTRADTLINADISFAAGVIQQLISSCTEEAHINHMIDWVESCNKDLLKEAGWKYGTRVVASPRFPLYDIDYGWGKPAEVQLADLYDIGSMVLSAPKDGTKSIMVSTCLPQHQMDILHHFLFSEKVLFPSALLIRKII, translated from the exons ATGGCAGAACAAGCAGCAGAAACTGTTCTTGTGAATGTAAGGAGTACGTTTATGGTAAAACCGGCCATCCCACCCCCAACGCAGGCCACGTTCCTCTCCGGCCTTGATCTTTTCTGGATACGCGTCGAGAATGTTCAAACCCTTTTCTTCTACAAACTCTCTCCTACAATGGAATACACCTCATTGATACAAGACCTAAAGAAAAGCCTTTCCTCAATTCTTGTGTATTTCTATCCTCTGACTGGTGGGTTAAAAAAAGGAGAATCAGGCAGAACAGAGGTTGATTTCACCGATGGAGGGGTGGAATTTAAGGTGGCGTCGGCCAGTGTACAGTTCGAAGACTTGGAAAAAGATGGGTTTCGGAGTAGGCCCTTTTTCCAAACTCTTGCCCGCAATGTCGATGACTCTGCGGATGAAAACGATAGAAGACCGCTTCTGTCAATACAG GTCACAGAATTTGCGGGAAGCGGGTTGTGCATTGGAACGAGCCTTCATCACGTTATAGGGGATGGAAATTCCTTTTTCCATTTCATGAAATCTTGGGCAGAGTTTAGCAGAGGCCTTCCCATTGCAAAACCTCCTCAGCACGACAGAACAGTTTTCAAACGAGAAAACAAGAATTCCCCGTCACTTTCCTACAAAGCCCACCAGATTGTAAGCGATGGGATAAGAGGGGCAAATATTTTCAAGTTTGTACCTGACGATTCGAAATCAGAGCACAAAATAACATCCAGTATCGAAAAGGAGGGAAAAAGCGAAGAGGTTCTTCAGAAAAGGACCGATCTGATACAATCGACGTTTTGTTTCACGGAAGAGATAATACAAGAACTGAAAATACGAAGCAGAGCAAAAACCTCTTTTGTTGCAGTGGCTGCTCAGTTCTGGAGATGCGTAATGAGAGCTCGAGAGGTACCGCAGGAAGAGGGTGTTTTCTTCGCAGTGTTGGCTGATTGCAGGGGACGTGTTAAGCCACCTCTTCTGCCAACTTACTTTGGAAACTGCGTATCTTTGGGTGTGGCGCAGACTAGAGCCGACACACTCATCAATGCCGACATCTCCTTCGCTGCGGGTGTTATCCAGCAACTCATCAGTTCCTGCACCGAGGAAGCACACATCAATCATATGATTGACTGGGTTGAATCCTGTAACAAAGATTTACTTAAAGAAGCTGGTTGGAAATACGGAACTAGGGTCGTAGCGTCCCCGAGATTTCCTTTATACGACATTGACTATGGATGGGGGAAGCCTGCGGAAGTGCAGTTAGCAGACCTTTATGATATTGGAAGCATGGTTTTGTCAGCTCCAAAGGATGGAACGAAAAGCATTATGGTATCAACCTGCCTTCCTCAACACCAGATGGACATCTTACATCACTTTCTCTTTTCAGAAAAAGTTTTATTTCCATCAG CTCTTTTAATCCGCAAGATAATTTGA
- the LOC131027074 gene encoding hydroxycinnamoyltransferase isoform X1, producing the protein MAEQAAETVLVNVRSTFMVKPAIPPPTQATFLSGLDLFWIRVENVQTLFFYKLSPTMEYTSLIQDLKKSLSSILVYFYPLTGGLKKGESGRTEVDFTDGGVEFKVASASVQFEDLEKDGFRSRPFFQTLARNVDDSADENDRRPLLSIQVTEFAGSGLCIGTSLHHVIGDGNSFFHFMKSWAEFSRGLPIAKPPQHDRTVFKRENKNSPSLSYKAHQIVSDGIRGANIFKFVPDDSKSEHKITSSIEKEGKSEEVLQKRTDLIQSTFCFTEEIIQELKIRSRAKTSFVAVAAQFWRCVMRAREVPQEEGVFFAVLADCRGRVKPPLLPTYFGNCVSLGVAQTRADTLINADISFAAGVIQQLISSCTEEAHINHMIDWVESCNKDLLKEAGWKYGTRVVASPRFPLYDIDYGWGKPAEVQLADLYDIGSMVLSAPKDGTKSIMVSTCLPQHQMDILHHFLFSEKVLFPSGVEKHRVS; encoded by the exons ATGGCAGAACAAGCAGCAGAAACTGTTCTTGTGAATGTAAGGAGTACGTTTATGGTAAAACCGGCCATCCCACCCCCAACGCAGGCCACGTTCCTCTCCGGCCTTGATCTTTTCTGGATACGCGTCGAGAATGTTCAAACCCTTTTCTTCTACAAACTCTCTCCTACAATGGAATACACCTCATTGATACAAGACCTAAAGAAAAGCCTTTCCTCAATTCTTGTGTATTTCTATCCTCTGACTGGTGGGTTAAAAAAAGGAGAATCAGGCAGAACAGAGGTTGATTTCACCGATGGAGGGGTGGAATTTAAGGTGGCGTCGGCCAGTGTACAGTTCGAAGACTTGGAAAAAGATGGGTTTCGGAGTAGGCCCTTTTTCCAAACTCTTGCCCGCAATGTCGATGACTCTGCGGATGAAAACGATAGAAGACCGCTTCTGTCAATACAG GTCACAGAATTTGCGGGAAGCGGGTTGTGCATTGGAACGAGCCTTCATCACGTTATAGGGGATGGAAATTCCTTTTTCCATTTCATGAAATCTTGGGCAGAGTTTAGCAGAGGCCTTCCCATTGCAAAACCTCCTCAGCACGACAGAACAGTTTTCAAACGAGAAAACAAGAATTCCCCGTCACTTTCCTACAAAGCCCACCAGATTGTAAGCGATGGGATAAGAGGGGCAAATATTTTCAAGTTTGTACCTGACGATTCGAAATCAGAGCACAAAATAACATCCAGTATCGAAAAGGAGGGAAAAAGCGAAGAGGTTCTTCAGAAAAGGACCGATCTGATACAATCGACGTTTTGTTTCACGGAAGAGATAATACAAGAACTGAAAATACGAAGCAGAGCAAAAACCTCTTTTGTTGCAGTGGCTGCTCAGTTCTGGAGATGCGTAATGAGAGCTCGAGAGGTACCGCAGGAAGAGGGTGTTTTCTTCGCAGTGTTGGCTGATTGCAGGGGACGTGTTAAGCCACCTCTTCTGCCAACTTACTTTGGAAACTGCGTATCTTTGGGTGTGGCGCAGACTAGAGCCGACACACTCATCAATGCCGACATCTCCTTCGCTGCGGGTGTTATCCAGCAACTCATCAGTTCCTGCACCGAGGAAGCACACATCAATCATATGATTGACTGGGTTGAATCCTGTAACAAAGATTTACTTAAAGAAGCTGGTTGGAAATACGGAACTAGGGTCGTAGCGTCCCCGAGATTTCCTTTATACGACATTGACTATGGATGGGGGAAGCCTGCGGAAGTGCAGTTAGCAGACCTTTATGATATTGGAAGCATGGTTTTGTCAGCTCCAAAGGATGGAACGAAAAGCATTATGGTATCAACCTGCCTTCCTCAACACCAGATGGACATCTTACATCACTTTCTCTTTTCAGAAAAAGTTTTATTTCCATCAG GTGTGGAGAAACATCGGGTATCATAG